From Pleurocapsa sp. PCC 7319:
ATATTACCCACGACCATAATTCATATTACTTGGCACTTATTTGATGAAATTTCGTTCTTTTTTCTGGACCATAGCAATTGGAGCGGTAGTTATATTTCTCGTGGCTGTTACTAGTTTAGGCTGGATTGCAACTCAAAGCTCGATCAATCTTTTTCGGGGTGGGGTTAACGGTTTTCCCCAAGGAGCAGCATTTATTCCTAAACAAGCTCCCGCGATGATTTCTTTGCTAACTAATCCGGAGAAGCTGTATGCCCTAAGGCAAGTATCTTTGCCTCTCAAGCGTCGTCAAAGCGATCGCCAAGAATGGCAGCAATGGGAAACAAATTTACTAAGCAAAATAGGACTTGATTATCGACATGATCTTAAGCCTTGGTTGGGAGACGAAATCACCTTTGCGATTACCAGTCTAGATTACGATCGCAATCCACAAAATGGAGCGCAACCAGGATATCTATTGGCAACTGAAACTAAAAATCAGCGATTAGCTCATAAATCCTTGGAAAATTCATTTGCCGAGCAGGATAATACCATTACCGAACAATATAGGGGAGCAAAGATCATTTCTCTTGCTTCAGAAAATACCGATGCTAACCCACCTCTATGGGCCAGTGCAGTCGTCGGCAATTTTGTCTTATTTGCCAATCAGTCTTCAATTATTAAAGAAGCAATTAATCAAGCCCAAGCTGTTAATCTAAATTTAGAACATTCAGACGACTTTCAAACAGCTTTAAACAATCTCAAACCACCTCATGTAGGAATAGCTTATCTCAATATTTTGAGAACATCAGCTTGGTTGGATAAATCACCAGTATTGCCCAAGCTCAAGACAGAACAGATTTTAAGTGCATCTTTATCGATTTACCGATCTGGACTAGCAGCTGAAACTGCTCTAATTGGAATTGATGAACCCAAAACTAACTCTCAAACATATCAATCTTTTCTCAATAAACCTGAATTACAGCAAATTTTTAATTCCCTCCCCTTTGATCGTCATAACTCTGCTTATATAGATATCAAAGATGGAGTATCTTTATTGGCAGAACAGATTCCCCTGTACAAAGTCCTAAAACTGGCAATACAGTCTTTATTTCCTCATTTAAAGGCGATCGCTATCAAGAATTCAAGCAAGGAAGACGGTATTAATCGCGCCAATATCTTATTTAAATTAGACTAAGTTACTTGATAAATTAAATGTTAAATGTCAGGCATTGACGCAACAGGAATATCGATATTGAGTTTGAGTGCCGGATTATTTTCCCAGCGATCGGCTACGTGAGCATAGATGGAGGTAGTACGAGGATCGCTATGTCCCAATAAATCCTGTACTTGACGCAATTCCGAACCAGAACGTAGAGCTAAGGTACCAGCCGTATGTCTAAGACTATGAGCAGAAATAGTTCTACCAGGAGTATGCTTGAGGGATGCTTGCTTAAGATATTGATCGACAACTGAACGAATACCACGACGGGAAATTCTTTTGCCCCGAGAATTATTGCCTGTGGCAATAAATAATGGTCTCGCTGGCTTTAATACTTCTCCTCTAGTTTCCCTTAAATGCAAATAATTAACCAAAAGATTAGCAATATCGGGGGTGAGAGGAACAACTCGAATACTTCTTTTACCTTCAACTCGAACACCAATATTTCTACCTTGTCTGACTAGACTAGAGATATTTGCACGGTGTAATTCAATAGTGCGTGTTCCTTCTAGTGCCATAATTGCCAACATGGCTTTGTCCCTAGCAGATTTTAGCTTGCCATCATTGGGGATAGTAGCCAACAAGGTTTCCACCTCTACCTGTTCTAAATAGGTTATTTTTTCTGCGGGGTCTTGTTTTTCTCGGGGTGGTTTAACTCCCGCAGCTGGATTAATGGGAATCAAACCTTTTTCTACCGCAGCTTGATAGAAGCGGCGAACAACGGCTAATTTGAGGGCAATAGTGGCTGGCTTGTATCCTTTTTGCTCGATCATCCAGCGACGGTACTTTTTGATATCATTTTTAACTATTGCTACTGGATTTAACTGACGGCGATCGCACCAAGCCAGAAATTGCTGTAATTGCCGTGTATAGGTTTTGAGGGTATCCATCGCTGCATCTCCAGCGCTTACATCTAGATCGAGAAACTCAGCAAAAACTACCAATAAATTGTTAGTGGTAATAGTGCTAATTTTTGAGGAGTCAGTAGCAGCAAACATAAGTTTTTGACCAAAGTTCGGCACGATTATAACATTGACCAACAATCAATAATGCCATTATTACTTTTGCCAAGAGGCAGTAGTATTCTGTCAATTAAAAATTGACGGGAAAAGGGAAAAGGTTAAAGGATAGTTTTTAACTTTAAAAATATATCCATCATTAATTAGTTGACGCAGCAGTAGTAAGTAAGTAACATCAATTAGTGATAGAGAGGTACAAAGCCAGACTTTTCGATGATTGGCTGTCCGAGGTCTGGTGAAGTCAGATAGGCGACGAACGAATTAACCATGTTTTGAACTGGACCATTTATCCCTTCTTTCTGTATCGCATACATCATTCTGGTCTGGGGATACTGTCCATTGCTAAAAGCCTCCTGATTTGGGATGCCATCGATAACTGGAGACACAATTTGATTTTCTTGATTCTTCAGAGAAATGATATTTACGTCCTTTTCGATCGCTGCCAGAGTTGCTGAAGTATAGAAAAGAGCACCTGACTCTTTCTTGAGAATGGACATAGCCTCTTGTCGATCCTGGACATACATTGTATTTTTACTTAATTCTTGTAGAGATAGAAACAAAGTATTTCTTCCTAGACCCGAAAGTAGTATAGGGGTGATTGTTTTATTTTCTCCTCCAACTTGTTGCCAATTAGATATTTTTCCTTCATAGATGGCTTTTAATTGCTTAATGTTCAGAGATTCAACGTTTGTTTTCTTATTCGTTATATAGGCAATCCCGTCAATGGCATAAGGAGTTCCTGTTAATTTAAATCCTTTCTTTTGCGCCATTTCATTATGTTGATCTAGAAACGGTTTTTCAGAAAGAACCAAAAATAACTGATCGTCAAGCAGTTCCTCTATGGGATCTTTATTTTCATCATTATCTGTTAACCTCAGCCTAAAATCAGGATGGTCATGTTTAATTTCAGTAGCAATTTTATGAGACATCAACCTTACACTACAAGGAGGTCCCCAGTAAGGAAGAAGACCAGTAGGAAGTTCTTTGGTCTCGCTTGTTTGAGCAACAGATCTCGTAAAACTGTATAGAACTGCCCCTAACCCCATCATTAAAATAGCAGCAGCAATCAAATTTATCTTAATTTTATTATTTTTACTAACGTTACTAATCTTTTTCTTAGGGCGGCTAGCTTTGACCTTGAATTTACTTTGATCGAGGCTTTTTCCACATAATTCACAATTTTTGGCTCGTAATTCATTATAGGAAAATTCGCAATTATGACAAATTTTATATTGTTTCATTTTAAATCAACAAAAAATTTTATAACGCCTAAAAAATCCATTAATCAGTAAAGCGGCAGAGCCGCAGCTATAAGCTGTAAGCTGTAAGCTGTAAGCCAATTATAAGAGGCTTTAACCTCTTCCTAATTGTAGACCACCAAACTTCGTTTGCTGGGGGCATTAAACCCGATAGCTATAAGCTGTTAGCCGTTTACCAAGCGTAAACTTTAGAGCTTAAAGCTTAAGGCTTAGAGCTTAAAGCTTTTTAAGGTAAAATGACAGGTAATTAACTTCAGTAACTATTAAGGTATTGATTGTATTTAATCAGCCTTTAGGATCCTTTGATAATTAAAGCAATGTGCCTTTTAAGTCATTTCTTCCAAATTCCTGAGCAAGCTGAATAAATATTTGAGAGCAAAATTTTTGAGTAAAAGGCTCTAATTTCCTTAGAAAAGTATTTTCAATTTTATTAGTTGTAATACTACCAGAAGCTCCCCATTTATGTAGCGAATGACCAAGTTCTTGTTCCATTTCATGACGTAATTTAGCTATATTTATTCGATTCAACATTTGCTCTAAGAGAAGTGGCGAAAGAGAATGAATATCTCTATTACTTACAGTGCAAAAGTCATCTCTAATTTGAGTTAAAAAGGAACAAGTATTATTCAAATCATAAATACAAAGTTGATTTAGTCTCATAATATCTTTCAAGGCTTGACCAGCTCGACAATATATTTCTGCTTTAAGTTTAAAAGTATATAAGTTCGACAACGCCTTTATAGATATGTTGTAGTTCCAGTCTAGATTTTCTCCGGAATTCATTGCTAATACGCACTTATTGTAAACTTTCAAACAGCCTCTCTCTTTGAGAATACATTCTTTTCTTTTCTCTGAAAATTGTCCAATAGATTTAAATAAAAAAAGTTCAAGCATTTTCAAATGCTCTAAAATTGATGTCAGAGATGTATGATGCCAAAAAGAACCAATTAAACTTTGATATCTTTTCTTTAATTCGTCTCTTAATATGATTGAATTTCTCTTTAAAATAAAGGTACAAGTATTTTGTCTATCTAATAATTTATTACCTTTATACCATTGAATAGTATTCTCTTCTAGATATTTAAGAGAATCAAGAGAAACTGGTAAATTTTTAAATAAATATTTGAATCTTGTTTCTAATATCTCAAATAAATCTAATTTCTCAGTATTGCTTTGTATTAATGTATTGATACAATCGAATTCCAATTTATTAACAATAGAAAAATCATCCAGATTATTGTTAAGTTGAATTGTAATTCCTAAAATTTTTAAAGTATTTTTGAAATCAAGATTGTGCTGGTGATTTATTAACCAAAAATTAATTATTTCTGCTGCTAAGAGATAGTTGCAATTTTCTATAAAAGAAAATTGCTCGGTTGCGATTTTGTCACTAAATTCTTGTGAACTCAGTTCAAAGCGATCGCTAGTTGCTACCGTATCAATCGTAGTTATAAAATCTGTCTCTGAAGATCTTCTCCTTAGTACCATAATTGCTCCTGGACTACAGCTATATCAAATCTATCTGCACAGCAGTTTGAAACAACTATCCTTAATAGTACAGTGCCTTCTAGTTGTTATCTTATAGAGCAGCAATTTCATTGATAATTTCCAGGTTCATAAGTACTATATTTGCTTAAATCTACCCTACTTTTTCTGATACTACTTACCTACTTCTATTAATTCCAACTCTTGTTTTATGTGAAATTGAAATAGCTTGACTTAATGTGAGCAAGTACTAGTGAAATTGTATAATTTATTCTCTAACAAATGTGTGCTAAATATATATATTTTGTAAACTAGGCATGAAGAATTTGCCATTTTTAGCTCATAGTAGGCATTCGCGATCGCCGAGGAGCTCCATAGTCTTCTATTGAAATTAAAAAAGGTGAGCTTTTGCCCACCTTTTTTATTTATTTAGCTAACTTTAATTAACGAACTTTAATTAACGAGTTGCCTCTACTAAAACTTGTTCCTTTACTGCTGAGACAGTAGTGTTACCATTTTCATCGATATCAACGAGAGCATTATCACCATCATTGACTCGACCTGAAAGAATTGCTTCAGCAAGACTATCTTCTAGTAGACGCATAATTGCCCGACGTAGTGGTCTAGCACCATAACTAGGATCGAAGCCAGCTTCAATTACTTTATCTTCAAAGGAAGTTGAAACCCCAAGATTAATATCACGTTGATGTTTTAGTCTACTAGACACTTCTTGGAGCAAGATATTGGCAATTTGTCTTACTTCGGGTTTAGTTAATTGACGGAAGACTATAATCTCATCTAAACGGTTAATAAATTCAGGACGAAAATAGTTTTTCAGTTCCTGGTTAACCAAATCTTTGATGCGATTGTATTGTGCTTCATCTTGATCGCCAGAGAAATCAAAGCCTAAGCCACTGCCACCTTTCTCGATAACTTTCGAGCCAATATTGGAGGTCATAATAATCACAGTATTTTTAAAGCTAACTGTGCGACCGTGAGCATCAGTAAGACGACCATCGTCAAGCAACTGGAGCATCAGATTAAAGACATCGGGATGAGCTTTTTCAATTTCATCAAACAAAACTATCGTGTAAGGCTGACGACGTACTGCTTCAGTTAGCTGTCCACCCTCGTCATAACCGACAAACCCTGGAGGAGAACCAATTAACTTGGAAACGGTGTGAGATTCCATGTATTCAGACATATCCACTCGCACAATTGCTTCTTCTGAACCAAACATTTGCGTTGCTAAGGCTTTAGCTAGTTCGGTTTTACCTACTCCAGTAGGACCAGAGAAAAACAAGCTAGCAATAGGGCGATTGCGATCGCCTAATCCAGAACGAGAGCGACGTAGTGCCCGCGAGACAGCCTTAACTGCTTCGTCTTGACCGATGACCCGTTCATGGAGATTATCTTCCAGATAAAGCAAAGCTTCTGATTCAGTTTCCGTCATTTTGGTAACGGGAACACCTGTCCAAGCCGCAACAATCTTGGCGATCGCTTCTTCATCGACTACTGGAGTTAAAGCCTGAGGATTAATTGTGGGCACATCAGTTTGAGTTTCTTCTTTGCCTTGTTGTAAGCAATGGTTGAGATGAGTTCGAGAACCAGCCTCATCAATTAAATCGATTGCCTTGTCAGGTAAAAAGCGATCGGTAATGTATCTTTCAGAGAAAGTTACTGCCGTTTCAATCGCTGCATCAGTATATTTGACTTTATGAAAATCTTCATAGGTTTTACGCAGACCTTGAAGTATGGCGATCGCATCTTCAACAGAAGGTTCACCGACCATTACCCGTTGAAAACGACGTTCCAAAGCAGCATCACGCTCAATGTGTTGACGATACTCATCTAAGGTAGTGCTACCAAGACATTGAATTTCACCTCTAGCTAGGGCAGGTTTGAGCATATTAGCAGCATCCATTGCGCCACCCATTGCCCCTGCGCCAACGATATTGTGGATTTCATCGATCACGAGAATAATGTTGCCCGCTGCACGAACTTCCTCCACAATTGCTTTGAGACGTTCTTCAAATTCCCCTCTAAATTTAGTTCCTGCCAAAAGCGAACCCATGTCAAGACTAATCACTTC
This genomic window contains:
- a CDS encoding ATP-dependent Clp protease ATP-binding subunit; the protein is MFEYFNEKAIKNVVLAQEEARNTGHNLVGTEHILLGVIGEGTSTAAELLANLGIELDKTRELAIEIIGKGSGFIPANIPFTPKAKRILEQAFNEARQLKSNFISPEHILLAIVKQTDNMAAKLLTNQNVDLRQLRTDLIKKLGEAEVVTAAASKDSPFGFGGGREKSAKLKEFSINLTELAREGKLDPVVGRSPEIERVVQILGRRTKNNPILVGEPGVGKTAIAEGLAQRIVNGDVSFLLTDKEVISLDMGSLLAGTKFRGEFEERLKAIVEEVRAAGNIILVIDEIHNIVGAGAMGGAMDAANMLKPALARGEIQCLGSTTLDEYRQHIERDAALERRFQRVMVGEPSVEDAIAILQGLRKTYEDFHKVKYTDAAIETAVTFSERYITDRFLPDKAIDLIDEAGSRTHLNHCLQQGKEETQTDVPTINPQALTPVVDEEAIAKIVAAWTGVPVTKMTETESEALLYLEDNLHERVIGQDEAVKAVSRALRRSRSGLGDRNRPIASLFFSGPTGVGKTELAKALATQMFGSEEAIVRVDMSEYMESHTVSKLIGSPPGFVGYDEGGQLTEAVRRQPYTIVLFDEIEKAHPDVFNLMLQLLDDGRLTDAHGRTVSFKNTVIIMTSNIGSKVIEKGGSGLGFDFSGDQDEAQYNRIKDLVNQELKNYFRPEFINRLDEIIVFRQLTKPEVRQIANILLQEVSSRLKHQRDINLGVSTSFEDKVIEAGFDPSYGARPLRRAIMRLLEDSLAEAILSGRVNDGDNALVDIDENGNTTVSAVKEQVLVEATR
- a CDS encoding PstS family phosphate ABC transporter substrate-binding protein, encoding MKQYKICHNCEFSYNELRAKNCELCGKSLDQSKFKVKASRPKKKISNVSKNNKIKINLIAAAILMMGLGAVLYSFTRSVAQTSETKELPTGLLPYWGPPCSVRLMSHKIATEIKHDHPDFRLRLTDNDENKDPIEELLDDQLFLVLSEKPFLDQHNEMAQKKGFKLTGTPYAIDGIAYITNKKTNVESLNIKQLKAIYEGKISNWQQVGGENKTITPILLSGLGRNTLFLSLQELSKNTMYVQDRQEAMSILKKESGALFYTSATLAAIEKDVNIISLKNQENQIVSPVIDGIPNQEAFSNGQYPQTRMMYAIQKEGINGPVQNMVNSFVAYLTSPDLGQPIIEKSGFVPLYH
- a CDS encoding DUF3352 domain-containing protein produces the protein MKFRSFFWTIAIGAVVIFLVAVTSLGWIATQSSINLFRGGVNGFPQGAAFIPKQAPAMISLLTNPEKLYALRQVSLPLKRRQSDRQEWQQWETNLLSKIGLDYRHDLKPWLGDEITFAITSLDYDRNPQNGAQPGYLLATETKNQRLAHKSLENSFAEQDNTITEQYRGAKIISLASENTDANPPLWASAVVGNFVLFANQSSIIKEAINQAQAVNLNLEHSDDFQTALNNLKPPHVGIAYLNILRTSAWLDKSPVLPKLKTEQILSASLSIYRSGLAAETALIGIDEPKTNSQTYQSFLNKPELQQIFNSLPFDRHNSAYIDIKDGVSLLAEQIPLYKVLKLAIQSLFPHLKAIAIKNSSKEDGINRANILFKLD
- a CDS encoding tyrosine-type recombinase/integrase produces the protein MFAATDSSKISTITTNNLLVVFAEFLDLDVSAGDAAMDTLKTYTRQLQQFLAWCDRRQLNPVAIVKNDIKKYRRWMIEQKGYKPATIALKLAVVRRFYQAAVEKGLIPINPAAGVKPPREKQDPAEKITYLEQVEVETLLATIPNDGKLKSARDKAMLAIMALEGTRTIELHRANISSLVRQGRNIGVRVEGKRSIRVVPLTPDIANLLVNYLHLRETRGEVLKPARPLFIATGNNSRGKRISRRGIRSVVDQYLKQASLKHTPGRTISAHSLRHTAGTLALRSGSELRQVQDLLGHSDPRTTSIYAHVADRWENNPALKLNIDIPVASMPDI